The following are encoded in a window of Rhizobium sp. WYJ-E13 genomic DNA:
- a CDS encoding glutathione S-transferase family protein codes for MDKLRLYIANKNYSSWSFRPWMALMGVGIDFEEVLIPFDYPGGNPNIKAVSPSGHVPLLQHGALKIWESFAIIEYVAELFPESGLLPGDRAERALARSVSMEMLSSFRALRSACPMNIRRPKGKIALPDGVSADISRIETIWRDLLQKSGGPFLFGEFSGVDAMFAPVVNRFEIYDLVSDKDTLAYMGAMKAHPAWRRWEEAARVEPWIVAEDEV; via the coding sequence ATGGACAAGCTGAGGCTTTACATCGCCAATAAGAACTATTCTTCCTGGTCGTTCCGGCCGTGGATGGCGCTGATGGGCGTCGGCATCGATTTCGAGGAGGTGTTGATCCCCTTCGACTATCCGGGTGGTAACCCCAACATCAAGGCGGTCTCGCCGAGCGGCCATGTGCCCCTGCTGCAGCATGGTGCGCTGAAGATCTGGGAATCCTTCGCGATTATCGAATATGTGGCCGAGCTTTTTCCCGAATCAGGATTGCTGCCTGGGGATCGTGCCGAGCGGGCGCTTGCCCGTTCGGTTTCCATGGAGATGCTTTCGAGTTTCCGGGCATTGCGCAGCGCCTGCCCGATGAATATCCGCCGGCCGAAAGGCAAGATCGCACTTCCCGACGGGGTTTCCGCCGATATCAGCCGTATCGAGACGATCTGGCGCGATCTTCTGCAAAAATCCGGTGGCCCGTTCCTCTTCGGTGAATTCAGCGGGGTAGACGCGATGTTTGCGCCCGTCGTTAATCGCTTCGAGATCTATGATCTCGTCAGCGACAAGGATACACTGGCCTACATGGGTGCGATGAAGGCGCACCCGGCCTGGCGGCGGTGGGAAGAGGCGGCCCGCGTCGAGCCGTGGATCGTGGCGGAAGACGAGGTCTAA
- a CDS encoding DUF1868 domain-containing protein, giving the protein MTTTTLSPELLQYSKTHNPAPPRHLGSRYHKLDGFLPEQGNTIVCHPPRGSKTQQVLIEARERYLAMPEAPQFIFTPITSLHMTLFEGVIETGRKENHWPDNIPLETPIDDMTELMAARLEGFTMFDPFNVAIVEARPSGLLLEGATDGDRRVMRAWRDAFADLLGYRQPNHENYKFHMTFAYPIERLEDEALPRWQAMLDEVTEYIRTKAPVLELNPPAFCVFEDMNHFHEVLIFDFEP; this is encoded by the coding sequence ATGACCACCACGACACTTTCGCCCGAGCTGCTTCAGTATTCGAAGACCCATAATCCGGCTCCGCCGCGGCATCTGGGCTCCCGCTATCACAAGCTCGACGGCTTCTTGCCTGAGCAGGGTAACACGATCGTCTGCCATCCCCCGAGGGGCTCAAAAACGCAGCAGGTGCTGATCGAAGCGCGTGAGAGATATCTGGCGATGCCCGAGGCACCACAATTCATCTTCACGCCAATCACCAGCCTCCATATGACGCTCTTTGAAGGTGTGATCGAGACCGGCCGCAAGGAGAACCATTGGCCTGATAATATTCCGCTCGAGACGCCGATCGACGATATGACGGAGCTCATGGCGGCACGGCTCGAAGGTTTCACGATGTTCGATCCCTTCAACGTGGCAATCGTCGAAGCCCGTCCGTCCGGCCTGCTTCTCGAGGGCGCGACAGACGGTGACCGCAGGGTGATGCGCGCCTGGCGCGATGCATTCGCAGATCTCCTGGGTTATCGTCAGCCCAACCATGAGAACTACAAGTTCCACATGACCTTTGCCTACCCGATTGAGCGGTTAGAAGACGAGGCGCTGCCGCGCTGGCAGGCAATGCTTGACGAGGTGACAGAGTATATCCGCACCAAGGCGCCTGTGCTGGAACTCAATCCGCCGGCCTTCTGCGTGTTCGAGGATATGAACCACTTCCACGAAGTGCTGATTTTCGATTTCGAACCCTGA
- the mtgA gene encoding monofunctional biosynthetic peptidoglycan transglycosylase — protein MDIAPQTEESVEAPVHRRWLGDRQVLKRIVLAVLAVLLFPYLLILLYLLPFIHPVSTLMLRDLMLLRGYDRQWVSIDEVAPVLVQSVMMSEDGQYCFHGGVDWAEMRMLVEDTLKGQETRGGSTIPMQTAKNLFLWNSRSFIRKGLELPLAVGSDFVWSKRRLMEIYLNIAEWGPGIYGIEAAAQYHFKVPASKLTRRQASLLAVSLPNPIDRNAGKPGRGLRRLAALIERRAQGSGDYIKCIYD, from the coding sequence TTGGATATAGCGCCGCAGACAGAGGAAAGCGTCGAGGCGCCGGTTCACCGGCGTTGGCTTGGAGACCGCCAGGTGCTGAAACGCATTGTTCTTGCCGTTCTGGCGGTGCTGCTTTTTCCCTATTTGCTGATCCTTCTCTATCTGCTGCCCTTCATCCATCCGGTTTCGACGCTGATGCTGCGCGATCTCATGCTCCTGCGCGGTTACGACCGGCAGTGGGTGTCGATCGACGAGGTTGCGCCTGTGCTCGTGCAGTCGGTGATGATGTCGGAAGACGGACAGTATTGCTTCCACGGGGGCGTCGACTGGGCCGAGATGCGCATGCTGGTCGAAGACACGCTGAAGGGCCAGGAGACGCGCGGCGGCAGCACGATCCCCATGCAGACAGCGAAGAACCTCTTCCTCTGGAACAGCCGCTCCTTCATCCGCAAGGGATTGGAACTGCCACTGGCGGTTGGTTCCGACTTCGTCTGGTCGAAGCGGCGGCTGATGGAGATCTATCTCAATATCGCCGAATGGGGGCCAGGCATTTACGGTATCGAGGCGGCTGCGCAATATCACTTCAAGGTGCCTGCCTCGAAGCTTACACGCCGGCAGGCATCGTTGCTTGCGGTTTCCCTGCCGAACCCGATCGACCGCAATGCCGGAAAACCCGGGCGAGGCCTGCGCAGGCTTGCAGCGCTCATCGAACGGCGGGCGCAGGGCTCGGGCGATTACATCAAGTGTATCTATGATTGA
- a CDS encoding polyprenyl synthetase family protein, with protein MDAKRETFETRLKSSAAEIEALLDLLLSPTVLSDEIARPDLLRSAMHYAVLNGGKRLRPFLVVESAALLGGNRQAALRVGAALECIHCYSLVHDDLPAMDDDDLRRGKPTVHIKFDEATAILAGDSLLTYAFDIIAAPETDLPDRSKTELVLAIARAAGLGGMAGGQALDLAAETQAPDEAGIIRLQAMKTGALIRFACEAGAIIAGASTEDRRRLRRFGEKIGLAFQLADDILDLTSDIKTMGKATGKDAARGKGTLVGLHGMGWADKQLRRHVEDAEELLAPYGERAALLITAAHFVAERKN; from the coding sequence ATGGACGCAAAGCGGGAAACATTCGAGACACGGTTGAAAAGCAGTGCCGCCGAGATCGAGGCGCTGCTCGATCTCCTGCTCTCTCCTACCGTGCTGTCCGACGAGATCGCCCGCCCCGACCTCTTGCGTAGCGCCATGCACTACGCCGTCCTGAATGGCGGCAAACGCCTGCGCCCCTTCCTTGTCGTGGAAAGCGCAGCACTTCTCGGCGGCAACAGACAGGCCGCGCTTCGCGTCGGCGCGGCACTCGAATGCATCCATTGCTATTCACTCGTTCACGACGATCTGCCGGCTATGGACGACGACGACCTACGCCGCGGCAAGCCGACCGTACACATCAAATTCGACGAAGCGACCGCCATTCTGGCCGGCGACAGCCTGCTGACCTACGCGTTCGACATCATCGCCGCGCCGGAAACCGACCTGCCGGACCGCAGCAAGACGGAACTTGTTCTGGCGATCGCCCGCGCCGCTGGCCTCGGCGGCATGGCCGGCGGACAGGCCCTTGATCTTGCGGCGGAAACTCAGGCGCCCGATGAAGCTGGCATCATTCGCCTGCAGGCGATGAAGACGGGCGCGCTGATTCGCTTCGCCTGCGAGGCCGGCGCCATCATTGCCGGCGCGTCTACCGAAGACCGGCGGCGCCTGCGCCGCTTCGGCGAAAAGATCGGCCTCGCCTTCCAGCTTGCCGATGATATTCTCGATCTGACTTCCGATATCAAGACGATGGGCAAAGCGACCGGCAAGGATGCTGCCCGCGGCAAGGGAACACTCGTGGGGCTTCATGGCATGGGATGGGCAGACAAACAGCTGCGCCGGCATGTCGAGGATGCAGAAGAACTGCTCGCCCCCTATGGTGAACGCGCCGCATTGTTGATCACTGCGGCCCACTTCGTGGCCGAACGCAAGAACTGA
- the ispG gene encoding flavodoxin-dependent (E)-4-hydroxy-3-methylbut-2-enyl-diphosphate synthase, protein MSAFDFDPKPRRASVAVDVGGVIVGGGAPVVVQSMTNTDTADVDSTVAQVAALHRAGSELVRITVDRDESAAAVPKIRERLLRLGMDVPLIGDFHYIGHKLLADHPACAEALAKYRINPGNVGFKDKKDKQFAEIIEMAIRYSKPVRIGVNWGSLDQELLTQLMDKNQAEGSPLSARQVTHEAIVQSALLSAQLAEEIGLPRNRIILSAKVSQVQDLIAVNSMLAERSNHALHLGLTEAGMGTKGIVASSAAMGYVLQNGIGDTIRISLTPEPNGDRTREVQVAQELLQVMGFRQFVPVVAACPGCGRTTSTVFQELAQNIQSDIRKNMPIWREKYPGVEALNVAVMGCIVNGPGESKHADIGISLPGTGETPAAPVFIDGKKALTLRGPNIASDFEALVVDYIEKRFGQKTAAE, encoded by the coding sequence ATGTCTGCTTTCGATTTCGATCCGAAACCGCGCCGCGCCTCCGTTGCCGTTGATGTCGGCGGCGTCATCGTCGGCGGCGGTGCGCCGGTCGTCGTGCAATCCATGACCAACACCGATACGGCGGATGTGGATTCCACCGTCGCCCAGGTGGCCGCGCTCCATCGCGCCGGTTCCGAGCTTGTCCGCATCACCGTCGACCGCGACGAAAGTGCTGCCGCCGTGCCGAAGATCCGCGAGCGCCTGCTGCGCCTCGGCATGGATGTGCCGCTGATCGGCGACTTCCATTATATCGGCCATAAGCTGCTTGCCGATCATCCGGCCTGCGCCGAGGCTTTGGCGAAATACCGCATCAATCCGGGTAACGTCGGTTTCAAGGACAAGAAGGACAAGCAGTTCGCCGAAATCATCGAGATGGCAATTCGCTATAGCAAACCGGTGCGCATCGGCGTCAACTGGGGTTCGCTGGACCAGGAACTGCTGACGCAGCTGATGGACAAGAACCAGGCCGAGGGATCGCCGCTTTCTGCCCGGCAGGTGACGCATGAGGCGATCGTGCAGTCGGCGCTGCTGTCTGCCCAACTTGCCGAAGAGATCGGCTTGCCGCGCAACCGCATCATCCTTTCGGCCAAGGTCAGCCAGGTTCAGGATCTGATTGCCGTCAATTCGATGCTTGCCGAACGTTCCAACCACGCGCTGCATCTCGGCCTGACCGAAGCCGGCATGGGCACGAAAGGCATCGTCGCCTCTTCGGCTGCCATGGGCTATGTGCTGCAGAACGGCATCGGCGATACGATCCGCATTTCGCTGACGCCGGAGCCGAACGGTGACCGCACCCGCGAGGTGCAGGTGGCGCAGGAATTGCTCCAGGTCATGGGTTTCCGCCAGTTCGTGCCTGTCGTTGCGGCCTGTCCGGGCTGCGGGCGCACGACCTCGACGGTGTTCCAGGAACTCGCCCAGAACATCCAGAGTGACATCCGCAAGAATATGCCGATCTGGCGCGAGAAGTATCCGGGCGTGGAAGCGCTCAATGTCGCGGTCATGGGCTGTATCGTCAACGGACCGGGTGAAAGCAAGCATGCCGATATCGGCATTTCGCTCCCCGGCACCGGCGAGACGCCGGCTGCCCCCGTCTTCATCGACGGCAAGAAGGCCCTAACGTTACGCGGCCCGAATATCGCCTCGGATTTCGAGGCGTTGGTCGTCGACTATATTGAGAAGCGATTCGGCCAGAAGACGGCGGCGGAGTAG
- a CDS encoding MFS transporter, with the protein MDNNVSTAPRVRSSFITRSRAAVSLLFLMNGFVIGGWAPKIPDFAERLDLTKFELGLMILVFGLGSLVMMPIAGAQIAKHGSRVVVQVLAVCLLPMLLALTVAPNVITGAISLFLFGGFIGAMDVAMNANAVAVEKSMRRAIMSSCHAFWSLGGLIGSGLGGLVISKLGILGHAELATVLAAIFLAIAWPMILADPPHPDTKKEKTKLPMVPLPWLLGIMALLCMVPEGAILDWGALYLRQEMGASVALSGLGFAAFSATMATLRFAGDLVRDRLGGVKTLRICTLFAIAGMLLASLAPNAEIAILGFALCGIGISNMVPIAFSAAGNIPGLKPGIGISVVTTIGYSGMLVAPSVIGFVAEHVGFAAVFMALPMLLLVVLAFSKLARYADGVSGGGH; encoded by the coding sequence ATGGATAATAACGTGAGCACGGCTCCGAGGGTGCGGAGCAGCTTTATCACCAGGAGCAGGGCGGCGGTCTCGCTGCTCTTTCTCATGAACGGTTTCGTCATCGGCGGCTGGGCGCCAAAGATTCCTGACTTTGCCGAACGGCTTGATCTCACCAAGTTCGAACTCGGGCTGATGATCCTGGTCTTCGGTCTCGGTTCGCTCGTCATGATGCCGATCGCCGGCGCGCAGATCGCCAAGCATGGCTCGCGGGTTGTCGTGCAGGTACTGGCCGTATGCCTGTTGCCGATGCTTCTGGCGCTGACGGTGGCTCCCAACGTCATCACAGGGGCGATCTCGCTCTTTCTGTTCGGCGGTTTCATCGGCGCGATGGACGTCGCAATGAATGCCAATGCCGTGGCGGTGGAAAAATCCATGCGCCGTGCCATTATGTCGTCCTGCCATGCCTTCTGGAGTCTCGGCGGTTTGATCGGTTCCGGTCTCGGCGGCCTGGTGATCTCCAAACTCGGTATTCTTGGCCACGCGGAACTGGCGACCGTGCTTGCCGCGATCTTCCTTGCCATCGCCTGGCCGATGATCCTGGCCGACCCGCCGCATCCTGATACCAAGAAGGAGAAGACGAAGCTGCCGATGGTGCCGCTGCCGTGGCTGCTCGGTATAATGGCGCTACTCTGCATGGTGCCGGAAGGTGCGATCCTGGACTGGGGTGCGCTCTATCTCAGGCAGGAAATGGGTGCGTCGGTCGCCCTCTCCGGCCTCGGTTTTGCGGCCTTCTCGGCGACCATGGCGACCCTGCGCTTTGCCGGCGACCTGGTTCGCGACCGTCTCGGTGGCGTCAAGACGCTGCGTATCTGCACGCTGTTTGCGATTGCCGGTATGCTGCTTGCGAGCCTTGCGCCAAATGCGGAAATTGCCATCCTCGGCTTCGCGCTTTGCGGTATCGGCATTTCGAACATGGTGCCGATCGCCTTTTCGGCTGCGGGCAACATCCCCGGCCTGAAGCCCGGCATCGGTATCTCCGTCGTGACAACCATCGGCTATTCCGGCATGCTGGTTGCGCCTTCGGTGATCGGCTTCGTGGCTGAACATGTCGGCTTTGCGGCTGTCTTCATGGCGCTGCCGATGCTGCTACTCGTGGTTCTCGCATTCTCCAAGCTGGCGCGTTATGCTGACGGGGTCTCCGGTGGCGGCCACTGA
- a CDS encoding DeoR/GlpR family DNA-binding transcription regulator translates to MQDFLLRERQSVISERLKTHGRVLAAELALEFGVSEDTVRRDLREMAAAGLCERVYGGALPVSPARGSLTQRMSFGADRKQALARAAAGEITTGMTVFFDAGSTNLAIANALPADLPLTAATNAPAIAVALIEKPEVNVILIGGLVDRQTGGSLGAKALRDMEQLSPDLCIVGACGVDIEAGLTTFGFEDAEFKRFASSRSKRIMVAATSEKFGTAAPHSILPVAHCECLVVEHDADALMLEEYRARGCRTIVAEKTA, encoded by the coding sequence ATGCAGGATTTCCTGTTGCGAGAACGTCAGAGTGTGATTTCCGAGCGGCTCAAGACGCATGGCCGCGTACTGGCTGCGGAACTTGCGCTCGAATTCGGGGTCTCTGAAGACACGGTGCGGCGTGACCTGCGCGAGATGGCTGCAGCAGGCCTCTGCGAACGGGTCTATGGCGGAGCATTGCCGGTCTCGCCAGCGCGCGGGAGCCTGACCCAGCGCATGAGTTTTGGGGCCGACCGGAAGCAGGCTCTGGCGCGCGCCGCTGCAGGCGAAATCACCACCGGCATGACGGTTTTCTTCGATGCCGGCAGCACCAATCTGGCAATCGCCAATGCGTTGCCGGCTGATTTGCCGCTGACCGCAGCGACGAATGCGCCGGCGATCGCTGTGGCGCTGATCGAAAAACCTGAAGTCAACGTCATCCTGATCGGCGGCCTGGTCGACCGTCAGACCGGTGGCTCGCTCGGCGCCAAGGCCTTGCGCGACATGGAGCAGCTTTCGCCCGACCTCTGTATTGTGGGCGCCTGTGGCGTCGATATCGAGGCAGGATTGACGACGTTCGGCTTCGAGGACGCGGAGTTCAAGCGGTTCGCCTCGTCCAGGAGCAAGCGGATCATGGTTGCGGCCACATCGGAAAAATTCGGCACAGCAGCGCCGCACAGCATTTTGCCGGTCGCGCATTGTGAATGCCTTGTCGTAGAGCATGACGCCGATGCTCTCATGCTCGAGGAATACCGTGCACGCGGGTGCCGGACGATCGTTGCGGAGAAGACGGCGTGA
- a CDS encoding DMT family transporter, with protein sequence MKNSVSLGIVLTTAAYMAFTFHDAIVKVLTSAIPVWQILFFRSLTILVGCLTYGRGKLVHQAVTSPIIKPMIARSILLLCAWLSYYTAASHLQLAEVTTLYYAAPVVGTVLAWFILREEVTPARWLAVGVGFVGVLVACNPAGLTISWSVYLALQAAVLWASAMVLLRKTSLHEKTIIQLAVSNVFFLIMTGIAVIYTWQTPTLTQLGLLIGTGVVAGCAQFALFEGMRQAPVSVLAPFEYTSLVWAFILGYLIWADIPTHNVVVGAVMILGAGFIIIVSERLRHRAAA encoded by the coding sequence GTGAAAAACTCCGTCAGCTTGGGCATCGTGCTCACGACAGCAGCCTATATGGCGTTCACCTTCCATGACGCGATCGTCAAGGTTTTGACATCAGCGATCCCCGTCTGGCAGATCCTGTTTTTCCGCAGCCTCACGATCCTTGTCGGCTGCCTCACCTATGGCCGCGGCAAACTTGTCCATCAGGCTGTCACCTCTCCGATCATCAAACCGATGATCGCCCGCAGCATCCTGCTGCTTTGCGCCTGGCTTTCTTACTATACCGCCGCAAGCCACCTGCAACTCGCCGAAGTCACCACCCTTTACTACGCCGCTCCCGTCGTCGGCACCGTGCTTGCTTGGTTCATCCTGAGAGAGGAAGTGACACCCGCACGTTGGCTTGCGGTCGGCGTCGGCTTCGTGGGCGTGCTCGTCGCCTGCAATCCGGCCGGCCTGACTATCTCCTGGTCAGTCTACCTGGCGCTGCAGGCAGCCGTGCTCTGGGCATCGGCCATGGTGCTACTGCGTAAGACCTCGTTGCATGAAAAGACCATAATTCAGCTAGCCGTCTCCAATGTCTTCTTCCTCATCATGACCGGAATCGCCGTCATCTATACTTGGCAGACGCCGACCCTCACACAACTCGGTCTGCTCATCGGCACCGGCGTTGTTGCCGGCTGCGCCCAGTTCGCCCTTTTCGAAGGCATGCGTCAGGCGCCGGTTTCGGTGCTCGCACCCTTCGAATATACCTCGCTCGTCTGGGCCTTCATCCTTGGCTACCTGATCTGGGCCGACATTCCGACGCACAATGTCGTTGTCGGCGCGGTCATGATCCTTGGAGCGGGTTTTATCATTATCGTCAGCGAGAGGCTGCGCCATCGAGCCGCGGCGTGA
- a CDS encoding amino acid ABC transporter substrate-binding protein, whose protein sequence is MNWLKTVAAAALIQAAALLPAHAGENLSAIKSAGVFKIGTEGTYAPFTYHDESGKLVGFDVEIGEAVATKLGVKAEFVEGKWDGLIAGLDAKRYDTVINQVGITDARKQKYDFSEPYIASKAVLIVRDGDDSIKSFADLKGKKSAQSLTSNFGKLATEAGAELVGTDGFDQSIQLVLTKRADATINDSLSFLDFKKHKPDAPVKIVAQQENADYSGIIIRKGEPELLEAINKALADIKADGTYKKIADKYFGQDVSK, encoded by the coding sequence ATGAACTGGTTGAAAACTGTCGCCGCTGCTGCCCTCATTCAGGCTGCGGCCCTTCTGCCTGCCCATGCCGGCGAAAACCTCAGCGCCATCAAGTCTGCCGGCGTGTTCAAGATCGGCACGGAAGGCACCTATGCCCCGTTCACCTATCATGACGAAAGCGGCAAGCTTGTCGGCTTCGACGTTGAGATCGGCGAAGCAGTCGCCACCAAGCTCGGCGTCAAGGCAGAGTTCGTTGAAGGCAAGTGGGACGGCCTGATCGCTGGCCTCGACGCCAAGCGCTATGACACGGTCATCAACCAGGTCGGCATCACCGATGCGCGCAAGCAGAAGTACGACTTCTCCGAACCCTATATCGCGTCGAAGGCCGTACTGATCGTTCGCGACGGCGACGACAGCATCAAGTCCTTTGCCGATCTCAAGGGCAAGAAGTCCGCTCAGTCGCTGACCAGCAACTTCGGCAAGCTCGCCACGGAGGCGGGTGCCGAACTCGTCGGCACCGACGGCTTCGATCAGTCGATCCAGCTCGTCCTGACGAAACGTGCCGATGCGACGATCAATGACAGCCTTTCCTTCCTGGACTTCAAGAAGCACAAGCCGGACGCTCCGGTGAAGATCGTCGCCCAGCAGGAAAATGCTGACTATTCCGGCATCATCATCCGCAAGGGCGAACCGGAACTGCTCGAAGCGATCAACAAGGCGCTCGCCGACATCAAGGCTGACGGCACCTACAAGAAGATCGCCGACAAGTATTTCGGCCAGGACGTTTCCAAGTAA
- a CDS encoding amino acid ABC transporter permease gives MPHWLQLMAESLPSLLWAGLIFTIPLTLLSFAFGLILGLITAIARLFGPEPVAAIARFYVWVIRGTPLLVQLFVIFYGLPSIGILLDAFPAALIGFTLNIGAYSSEIIRAVISSVPKGQWEAAYSIGMNWRQAMSRTILPQAARVAVPPLSNTFISLVKDTSLAAAITVPELFQAAQRIVATTYEPLILYIEAALIYLALSSVLSTLQQRLERRFARYGGMLEANA, from the coding sequence TTGCCGCACTGGCTCCAACTGATGGCGGAATCACTTCCCTCGCTCCTCTGGGCGGGGCTGATCTTCACCATCCCCTTGACCCTGCTTTCCTTCGCCTTCGGATTGATCCTGGGCCTGATCACCGCGATCGCCCGTCTTTTCGGACCGGAGCCTGTTGCAGCCATTGCCCGTTTTTATGTCTGGGTCATCCGCGGCACGCCTCTGCTCGTCCAACTCTTCGTCATCTTCTACGGCCTGCCGAGCATCGGTATCTTGCTTGATGCCTTTCCGGCGGCCCTGATCGGCTTCACGCTGAATATCGGCGCCTACAGCTCCGAGATCATCCGCGCCGTCATCTCCTCCGTGCCCAAGGGCCAATGGGAAGCAGCCTATTCGATCGGCATGAACTGGCGCCAAGCCATGAGCCGCACCATTCTCCCGCAGGCCGCCCGCGTTGCGGTGCCGCCGCTGTCGAACACTTTCATCTCGCTGGTCAAGGATACCTCGCTCGCGGCCGCCATCACCGTGCCGGAGCTCTTCCAGGCCGCACAGCGCATCGTCGCCACCACCTATGAGCCGCTGATCCTCTATATTGAAGCGGCGCTGATCTATCTTGCCCTGAGCTCCGTGCTCTCAACGCTGCAGCAAAGGCTGGAACGCCGCTTCGCGCGTTATGGCGGCATGCTGGAGGCAAATGCATGA
- a CDS encoding amino acid ABC transporter ATP-binding protein, translating into MIELSNIEKRFGDAVILKDISIRIPEGSVTALVGPSGGGKSTLLRCINLLEIPTAGVIHLGEETLSFAPGKRVGWQAIQKIRRQTGMVFQNFQLFPHQTAIENVMEGLVTVLKWPKEKARERAMELLTKVGMAHKTDAWPSTLSGGQQQRVAIARALAPSPRVLLCDEPTSALDPELSAEVIDVLGQLAREGTTMVMATHDLRLASKIANDVVFLEAGSVVETGSARAIFNTPEKERTKRFISTINAAHTYDI; encoded by the coding sequence ATGATCGAGCTTTCCAATATCGAAAAGCGCTTCGGTGACGCCGTCATCCTGAAGGACATCAGCATCCGCATTCCGGAAGGCAGTGTCACGGCTCTCGTCGGCCCGTCCGGCGGCGGCAAGAGCACGCTGCTTCGCTGCATCAATCTCCTGGAAATCCCGACCGCAGGCGTAATCCACCTCGGCGAAGAAACGCTTTCCTTCGCACCCGGCAAGCGTGTCGGCTGGCAGGCGATCCAGAAGATCCGTCGCCAGACGGGTATGGTCTTTCAGAACTTCCAGCTCTTCCCGCATCAGACAGCGATCGAAAATGTCATGGAAGGCCTGGTCACAGTCCTGAAATGGCCGAAGGAAAAGGCCCGCGAACGCGCGATGGAACTGCTGACCAAGGTCGGCATGGCGCACAAGACCGATGCCTGGCCCTCGACGCTTTCGGGCGGCCAGCAGCAGCGTGTGGCGATTGCCCGCGCTCTTGCGCCTTCGCCGCGCGTCCTGCTCTGTGACGAACCGACATCGGCACTCGACCCCGAACTTTCGGCAGAAGTGATCGATGTGCTGGGCCAGCTCGCCCGCGAAGGCACGACGATGGTCATGGCGACCCATGATCTCCGCCTCGCCTCCAAGATCGCCAATGACGTGGTATTTCTGGAGGCCGGCAGCGTGGTCGAAACGGGCAGCGCCAGGGCGATCTTCAATACGCCGGAGAAGGAGCGCACCAAGCGCTTTATCTCCACCATCAATGCGGCGCACACTTACGATATCTGA
- a CDS encoding NADPH-dependent FMN reductase, with amino-acid sequence MSKLKIAVIVGSTRIGRFAEHPAKWIAELVGQRSELEVEILDLLDYPMHFFGEARATAAESETAERWKKKLREFDGFIFTAAEYNHAPTAVLKNAIDLGEFIQKPVGFVGYGGVGGARAVEHLRLVFVEMSAASVKTAVHISFGEYLSVLKEGKNLGDYAHLNEAAKNLLDQLTWWGNALKAARAVVTAA; translated from the coding sequence ATGAGCAAGTTGAAGATTGCCGTCATCGTCGGCAGCACGCGCATTGGCCGTTTCGCCGAGCATCCGGCCAAGTGGATCGCCGAACTCGTCGGTCAGCGTTCCGAACTCGAAGTCGAAATTCTCGATCTTCTCGACTACCCCATGCATTTCTTCGGTGAAGCGCGCGCCACCGCGGCGGAAAGCGAAACCGCCGAGCGTTGGAAGAAGAAGCTACGCGAATTCGATGGCTTCATCTTTACGGCCGCCGAGTATAATCACGCCCCGACTGCCGTTCTGAAGAACGCGATCGATCTCGGCGAATTCATCCAGAAGCCGGTCGGCTTCGTCGGTTACGGCGGCGTCGGGGGCGCACGTGCGGTGGAACATCTTCGCCTGGTCTTCGTCGAAATGAGCGCGGCTTCCGTCAAGACGGCCGTTCACATCTCGTTCGGGGAATATCTCTCGGTTCTCAAGGAAGGCAAAAACCTCGGCGACTACGCGCATCTGAACGAAGCCGCCAAGAACCTGCTCGATCAGCTGACCTGGTGGGGCAATGCGCTGAAGGCGGCACGCGCCGTCGTTACGGCCGCTTAA